The proteins below come from a single Candidozyma auris chromosome 3, complete sequence genomic window:
- a CDS encoding putative ubiquitin-specific protease, with the protein MFSKRPDKHTTGLINMRNDCFANATIQAYSSLPGLTEYLNAFMKAYANIFDLEKKYRLSLRDLSSAKRIRPTLQSKARRERFDVGNKDDPIQDQVRITLHIALAKIMKKLQDTQMSTRTISVWTFLHELEGIYHAKISRSQHDAHELTQLINETLEFENSNCSRLSNILRESLLRNGGSHSDIESIHVPEFPLNGLLLSQMQCLNCSHLSKPDFTPFLMLTLHPPQLSVSDLESLLNENESETISGYHCLKCRIREIVEHVRHDIPSHLLKQFQQLNQDRALFINEEVPTELETYIDDFFRNDTENGNMTSTVIRKTHILKPPKIFGIHLSRSTFDGVSVSRNSCRVAFNDRLNLSIKNEYVKELQYARGTDAMFQHISHETNILTLDKEDMENESVQVEDIDKVGSDSEVQYDSSDSGHDSYSTSESTSGSSQGTESIFMGMDSSSRGFIDGKNDSSKTDLSNSSSCEGQLEGLKNHFQHFKFDENNIYKYRLRAIIKHQGSHTQGHYECYKRKPLFVKDSTGNVLKISPEIDESYIQKVESIGTTEPQPKNLSNSASYDERPNAFRNKISSIIGRRPSISQTDPEHANLQEIIHSGSATPAEVLIDRDDYFQSPSVNDLEESLGKIKLNGDQFERTKDKIRMKKIPTLIKHPFWKVGDAEVSEVSKPSVLLETASVYMLYYERTDRKQHKV; encoded by the coding sequence ATGTTCTCCAAACGACCCGATAAGCACACAACCGGGTTGATTAACATGCGAAATGACTGCTTCGCCAATGCGACCATCCAAGCGTACTCGTCTTTACCGGGTCTCACGGAATACCTCAACGCCTTTATGAAAGCGTACGCAAATATCTTCGATCTCGAGAAAAAATACAGGCTTTCTCTTAGAGATTTAAGTTCGGCCAAACGTATCAGGCCCACACTTCAATCGAAGGCCAGAAGAGAACGATTTGATGTTGGAAACAAAGATGATCCCattcaagatcaagtccGTATTACGTTACATATTGCGCTTGCaaaaatcatgaaaaagcttcaagataCACAAATGAGTACTCGAACCATCTCAGTTTGGACGTTTCTCCACGAACTTGAGGGAATCTACCATGCCAAGATTTCTAGATCGCAGCATGATGCCCATGAATTGACCCAACTAATAAATGAAACGTTGGAATTCGAAAACTCGAATTGTTCAAGGTTACTGAATATCCTTAGGGAATCTTTACTTAGAAATGGAGGTAGCCATTCTGATATCGAGTCCATTCATGTTCCCGAATTTCCTTTAAATGGCCTATTATTGTCGCAAATGCAATGCTTAAACTGTCTGCATCTTTCGAAGCCTGATTTTACGCCTTTTCTCATGCTCACATTGCATCCTCCACAGTTATCTGTAAGTGATTTGGAGTCCCTTCTCAATGAAAATGAGTCCGAAACTATTAGTGGGTATCATTGTTTGAAGTGCCGCATCcgtgaaattgttgagCATGTGCGTCATGATATCCCTTCACATCTTTTAAAACAGTTTCAGCAACTCAATCAGGATAGAgctctcttcatcaacgagGAAGTACCAACGGAACTAGAGACTTATATCGATGATTTTTTTCGGAATGATACAGAAAATGGAAATATGACCTCAACTGTTATACGCAAGACTCATATCCTCAAACCTCCCAAGATTTTTGGCATTCATTTATCTAGATCAACATTCGATGGTGTCAGCGTTTCAAGGAACCTGTGCCGAGTTGCATTCAATGACAGATTGAATTTATCGATAAAAAATGAATATGTAAAGGAGCTTCAATATGCGCGAGGCACAGATGCCATGTTTCAACACATCTCTCATGAGACTAATATCCTTACACTTGATAAGGAAGACATGGAAAATGAGAGTGTTCAAGTGGAAGATATTGATAAGGTTGGACTGGACTCTGAAGTTCAGTATGACAGTTCTGATTCTGGGCATGACTCATACAGTACTTCAGAGAGCACCTCAGgatcttctcaaggaaCCGAATCCATATTTATGGGCATGGACAGCTCTTCTCGAGGCTTCATCGATGGCAAAAACGATTCTAGTAAAACAGATTTGAGCAATTCGCTGCTGTGCGAAGGACAGTTGGAAGGTCTCAAGAATCATTTTCAGCATTTCAAATTCGATGAGAACAATATCTACAAATATCGCCTCCGTGCAATCATAAAGCATCAAGGATCACACACTCAAGGCCACTACGAATGCTACAAGAGGAAACCGTTGTTTGTAAAAGACAGTACAGGAAATGTGTTGAAAATCTCACCCGAAATTGACGAATCTTATATTCAAAAAGTCGAACTGATAGGAACTACAGAACCCCAGCCAAAAAATCTTCTGAACTCTGCCTCCTACGATGAGAGACCCAATGCTTTCAGAAACAAGATTTCCAGCATCATTGGTCGAAGGCCATCAATTTCGCAAACAGATCCTGAACATGCAAATTTGCAGGAAATTATACATTCAGGTCTGGCCACTCCAGCAGAAGTGTTAATTGATCGTGATGATTATTTTCAAAGTCCATCTGTAAATGATTTAGAGGAACTGCTTGGTAAGATTAAGCTCAATGGAGACCAATTTGAGAGAACGAAAGACAAGATCagaatgaaaaaaattCCCACACTCATCAAACATCCATTTTGGAAAGTTGGTGATGCGGAAGTATCGGAAGTATCGAAGCCGTCTGTTCTTCTCGAGACAGCCAGTGTGTACATGCTCTATTACGAGCGCACTGACAGAAAACAACACAAAGTATAG
- the PHO91 gene encoding Pho91p: MKFSHSIQFNAVPEWSSKYISYTTLKKLIYSLQRESLHRRKGDSESAYLISNDLSQDNSPSEVFKAALDAELSKIDEFYKKQEEFIFISIEDLLRDIEYFKSDVDAMWMRRRPNRKRHTSKVSASSGYDVSNGEAYSDAHLASQTNLDTDGNYTNEDNLDAEESNDDDELQITSFPEDEGAGRRRKSSVDGPYYPTTSRDGMMSDFGQELNSQINIFSESRILLRKRVIGLFTTLSELKSYIELNNTGFKKALKKFDKSLGTTLKDQYLVELPNRSYIFKKSTLESVNNRLDDLIRGYALVCNHGDDLEQAKSELSIHLREHVVWERNTVWRDLIGIERKKQSALAQDSSMTLDEKKGANTSSLTSSIRRSAIIKLTVITSTSIFLLVVSPFEEVEQRNCFALLVCASLLWATESLPLFVTSLLIPLLIVILGVLKNDDGSRMQTVDSSKYILASMWNSVILLLLGGFTLAASLTKYHIAKLMSTWVLSKAGTNPSVVLLTVMSIALFASMWVSNVAAPVLCLSLIQPLLRTLPKGSAFARALILGIALASNIGGMASPIASPQNMIAIGAMDPQPSWGQWFVISMPICILSLAMIWMFLLLTFSCNSRNTHLVAIRTIDDKFSGVQLYIVIVSATTIFLWCIASRLEGIFGEMGIIALIPLILFFGPGLLTTEDFNNYPWNIVVLAMGGTALGKAVASSGLLETIALSIQKEVEDFSLFGVVLSFGLLILTVATFVSHTVAALIVIPLVSEIGSKLDDPHPRLLIMASALLCSAAMGLPTSGFPNVTAICMTDDLGNAYLNVGTFITRGVPSSFMTYLIIISIGYATMKLIDF; this comes from the coding sequence ATGAAGTTCTCCCATTCAATCCAATTTAATGCTGTTCCTGAATGGTCCTCAAAATATATATCCTACACTACGTTAAAGAAACTTATTTACTCTTTGCAAAGGGAGTCGTTACATAGGCGAAAGGGCGACAGTGAATCAGCTTATTTGATATCGAATGACCTATCTCAAGATAACCTGCCGTCAGAAGTCTTCAAAGCAGCGCTCGACGCTGAACTTTCTAAAATTGACGAGTTTTAtaagaagcaagaagagtttatcttcatcagtattgaagatcttcttcgtGATATAGAATATTTCAAGAGTGATGTCGACGCCATGTGGATGCGGCGGAGGCCCAATCGAAAGCGTCATACATCAAAAGTGAGTGCCTCCAGTGGCTATGATGTATCGAATGGCGAAGCATATAGTGACGCTCATCTCGCATCTCAGACCAATTTAGATACCGATGGCAATTATACAAATGAAGACAATCTTGATGCAGAAGAGTCgaatgatgacgatgaatTGCAGATCACTTCCTTTCCTGAAGATGAGGGCGCAGGTAGACGCAGAAAATCGTCTGTGGATGGACCCTACTATCCGACAACGTCTAGAGACGGAATGATGTCGGACTTTGGGCAAGAATTGAACAGTCAGATCAACATTTTCTCAGAGTCTAGAATACTACTTCGAAAAAGAGTGATTGGTCTTTTCACGACTCTCCTGGAGCTCAAGAGCTACATCGAGCTTAACAACACTGGGTTTAAGAAGGCTCTTAAGAAATTCGACAAATCTTTAGGAACAACATTAAAAGACCAGTACCTCGTGGAGTTGCCAAACAGGTCGTACATTTTTAAAAAATCGACATTAGAGTCTGTAAATAACAGACTTGATGACTTGATAAGAGGATATGCTCTAGTTTGCAATCATGGTGATGATTTGGAGCAAGCAAAATCAGAATTGTCTATTCACTTGAGAGAGCATGTGGTATGGGAGCGCAATACAGTTTGGAGAGATCTTATCGGTATTGAACGCAAAAAGCAGTCTGCTCTTGCTCAAGACAGCAGTATGACTTTagatgaaaaaaagggAGCCAACACGTCAAGTCTTACGTCATCGATCAGAAGAAGTGCAATAATAAAGCTCACGGTAATTACAAGCACTTccatctttcttcttgtggtATCGCCATTCGAGGAGGTTGAGCAGCGCAATTGTTTCGCATTGCTCGTGTGTGCCTCGCTTCTATGGGCAACTGAATCGCTTCCCTTGTTTGTGACTTCACTCTTGATTCCATTGCTTATTGTGATACTTGGTGTTTTAAAAAACGATGATGGATCGCGGATGCAGACCGTTGACTCGTCGAAATATATTCTTGCATCGATGTGGAATTCAGTTAttttgttgcttttggGAGGTTTCACACTTGCGGCTTCACTCACAAAATATCATATTGCGAAGTTGATGTCTACTTGGGTTTTATCCAAAGCGGGAACTAACCCCTCAGTCGTGCTCTTGACCGTGATGTCAATTGCATTATTCGCATCGATGTGGGTCTCGAATGTCGCTGCGCCAGTTCTTTGTCTCTCATTGATACAGCCACTCCTTAGAACGTTGCCAAAGGGCTCCGCTTTCGCAAGGGCTCTCATTTTAGGCATTGCTTTGGCATCAAATATTGGAGGTATGGCCTCTCCCATTGCTTCGCCTCAAAATATGATAGCTATTGGTGCGATGGACCCGCAGCCATCTTGGGGTCAGTGGTTTGTGATATCAATGCCAATTTGCATCCTCTCTTTGGCCATGATATGGatgtttttgttgcttACATTTAGTTGCAATTCGAGGAACACACACTTAGTGGCAATTCGTACGATTGATGATAAATTTCTGGGTGTTCAACTTTACATTGTTATTGTCTCCGCTACAACCATATTTTTGTGGTGCATTGCATCGCGATTGGAAGGGATATTTGGAGAGATGGGAATCATTGCGCTTATTCctttgattcttttctttgggCCGGGCTTATTGACGACCGAAGATTTTAATAACTATCCATGGAATATAGTCGTCCTTGCTATGGGTGGCACAGCGTTGGGAAAAGCGGTTGCCTCTTCCGGTTTACTCGAGACAATCGCGCTTTCAATACAGAAAGAGGTCGAagatttttctttgtttggTGTGGTGCTATCTTTCGGGCTCTTAATTTTAACAGTAGCGACCTTTGTGAGTCATACAGTTGCTGCACTCATAGTTATACCGCTTGTTTCAGAAATTGGAAGCAAATTAGATGATCCCCATCCCAGGTTGTTGATCATGGCGAGCGCCTTGTTATGCTCAGCAGCCATGGGTTTGCCGACTTCAGGTTTTCCTAACGTGACAGCCATTTGTATGACCGACGATCTCGGTAATGCATATCTCAATGTGGGGACTTTCATTACAAGAGGTGTTCCAAGTTCATTCATGACATATCTTATCATTATTTCTATTGGGTATGCTACCATGAAGCTCATAGACTTCTGA
- the MYO2 gene encoding myosin 2 yields MVSSYDIGTRCWYPDKDLGWVGVKVISNKEHEGKFTLVFATETDGKQYTVVTESLSEDSNDLPPLRNPPILEAAEDLTSLSYLNEPAVLHAIKVRYSQLNIYTYSGIVLIATNPFQKVDQLYSQDIVQAYAGRSRGELDPHLFAIAEDAYRCMKRDGANQTIVVSGESGAGKTVSAKYIMRYFATVEEESELESKVGTEHKSDMSDVEKQILATNPITESFGNAKTTRNDNSSRFGKYLEILFDNQTSIIGARIRTFLLERSRLVFQPHGERNYHIFYQMLSGMSAEEKKEFNLTNATEFKYTNQGGDITIPGVDDRADFQTTKESLSLIGIDESKQKEIFKLLAAMLHIGNIEIASTRNDAYLATDEPNVTKACSLLGISASDFSKWCVKKQITTRSEKIVSNLSHKQAIVARDSFAKYIYAALFDWLIDYINGDLCPSNVAERVSSFIGVLDIYGFEHFEKNSFEQFCINYANEKLQQEFNQHVFKLEQEEYVREQIEWSFIEFSDNQPCIDVIENKLGVLSLLDEESRLPSGNDQSWVQKLYQTLDKPPTDNVFKKPRFGQTKFVISHYALDVTYDIDGFIEKNRDTVGEGHLEVLKATNNDLLKEVISVIDKNAAKLETNVSSSRKGISSKKPTLGSIFKTSLIELMKTINSTNVHYIRCIKPNEEKKAWEFDSLMVLSQLRACGVLETIRISCAGYPSRWTYVEFADRYHILLPSHEWLKVMSGNTTQESVSDLCNKILSDNISDPSKFQLGNTKIFFKAGMLAHFEKLRSDKLHKSAVMIQKNLKCVYYRRRYLEIRCSLVLLQTLIRGHCTRTAIQAEKEREAAVTIQTLARASLLRRRVSCAMGSIIALQNAFRAVQSRRIYTRRKDEKAAIIIQSGIRRHLSRKEFVKKRSSVVLIQSHVRRKMARRELLSLREDAKSVSHLKEVSYKLENKVIELTQSLTGKIQDNKALVREINGLKELLGQSNSATETLKSRELEFSKKFNSQNESYQRDIDSLNAELATIKKDYHEAEIRIEELIKEQADLRHQVKQNIEELNQARDALVKRDTIEVDLKSHIESLQTQLSALQSQQSQSNSSRMRNVSNKRHSSAGVWNYSHALDQQQRPVSVIAVSNDESADVDDINDELFRLLRDTRSLHREIVEGLLKGLKIPPSGVAADLTRKEVLFPARIIIIILSDMWRLGLTRESEEFLGEVLAGIQHIVSALKEEEVISNGAFWLSNTHELYSFVSYAQQTIIANDSLSRDMSKEEFDEYLKLVAVVKEDFESLSYNIYNMWMKKMEKDLEKKAVSAVVMSQSLPGFMAPESSPFLAKVFSQGVQYKMDDILSFFNTVYWSMKSYFIEVEVMNAVIIELLRFVDSLCFNDLIMRRNFLSWKRGLQLNYNVTRLEEWCKSHDIQEGSSHLNHLLQAAKLLQLRKNTPEDIDIIYEICFALKPIQIQKLISQYYVAEYETPIAPDVLQAVADKVKMSDGSSDDLFEVVATDGHFDDPFRDVNLRPFSRVEAYVPAWLSLPVIRRIVELVAKNASAQDDPVARFADEEKSSSQEIDFNGEGVSK; encoded by the exons ATGGTATCGTCTTATGATATCGGAAC TCGCTGTTGGTATCCAGACAAAGATCTTGGATGGGTTGGCGTGAAGGTAATTTCAAATAAGGAGCATGAAGGCAAATTTACACTTGTATTTGCGACGGAAACGGATGGCAAGCAGTACACTGTTGTCACCGAGTCGCTTTCTGAAGATAGCAATGACTTGCCGCCCTTGAGAAACCCACCTATTTTAGAGGCCGCCGAAGATTTGACATCTTTGTCCTATTTGAACGAACCTGCTGTTTTGCATGCGATCAAAGTTCGGTATTCTCAATTAAACATTTACACTTACTCAGGTATTGTTCTCATTGCCACAAATCCTTTTCAAAAGGTCGATCAGCTCTACTCACAAGATATTGTCCAGGCTTATGCTGGAAGATCAAGAGGTGAGCTTGACCCTCATCTATTTGCTATTGCGGAGGATGCCTATCGTTGTATGAAAAGAGATGGTGCGAATCAAACGATTGTGGTCAGTGGTGAGTCAGGTGCTGGGAAAACTGTCAGTGCAAAGTATATTATGCGTTACTTTGCTACGGTTGAGGAGGAGTCAGAGCTAGAAAGTAAAGTCGGAACTGAACACAAATCTGACATGTCCGATGTCGAAAAACAGATTCTCGCTACCAACCCCATTACGGAATCTTTCGGCAATGCTAAAACAACCAGAAATGATAACTCCTCAAGATTTGGGAAGTATTTGgagattctttttgacAACCAAACTTCCATCATCGGGGCACGTATCAGAACATTCCTTTTGGAAAGATCAAGGCTCGTATTTCAACCCCATGGTGAGCGCAATTATCACATTTTCTATCAGATGCTCTCAGGAATGAGTGCtgaggaaaaaaaagaattcaATTTGACCAATGCCACGGAATTTAAGTACACAAACCAAGGTGGCGACATCACTATTCCCGGAGTCGATGATCGTGCGGATTTCCAAACCACAAAGGAATCTCTTAGCTTGATTggcattgatgaaagtAAGCAAAAAGAGATTTTCAAGCTCTTGGCTGCTATGTTACACATTGGTAATATAGAGATTGCATCCACTCGTAATGATGCATATCTTGCGACTGACGAGCCAAACGTAACAAAAGCTTGTTCTTTATTAGGTATCAGTGCTTCGGACTTCAGCAAGTGGTGTGTCAAAAAGCAGATCACCACAAGATCGGAAAAGATAGTAAGTAATTTGAGTCACAAGCAAGCTATCGTTGCGAGAGACTCATTTGCAAAGTACATCTACGCTGCCCTCTTTGATTGGCTCATTGATTATATCAATGGCGATTTATGCCCCTCCAATGTCGCGGAGAGGGTATCCTCCTTCATTGGTGTGTTGGACATCTATGGCTTTGAgcactttgaaaagaatTCCTTTGAACAATTCTGCATAAATTATGCGAACGAGAAGTTGCAACAAGAGTTCAATCAGCATGTCTTCAAGTTagaacaagaagagtaTGTTCGGGAACAGATTGAATGGTCTTTCATCGAATTTTCGGACAATCAGCCATGCATTGATGTCATCGAGAACAAGCTCGGAGTTCTCTCACTTTTGGATGAAGAATCAAGATTACCTTCAGGTAATGACCAGTCCTGGGTACAAAAGTTGTACCAGACTCTTGATAAGCCACCCACCGACAATGTGTTCAAGAAGCCGAGGTTTGGACAAACCAAATTCGTAATTAGCCATTACGCGTTGGATGTCACATATGATATTGATGGTTTCATCGAAAAAAATAGGGACACAGTAGGCGAAGGACATTTGGAGGTTTTGAAGGCAACTAATAACGACTTACTCAAGGAAGTAATTTCGGTCATTGATAAGAACGCTGCGAAGTTAGAGACGAACGTGTCTCTGAGCAGGAAAGGGATCTCATCGAAGAAACCCACTCTTGGATCCATATTCAAAACCTCACTCATCGAATTGATGAAAACGATAAATTCTACCAATGTTCACTATATTCGATGCATCAAGCcaaacgaagaaaaaaaggcCTGGGAGTTCGACTCACTCATGGTCTTGTCGCAGTTAAGGGCTTGCGGTGTTTTGGAAACTATTCGAATTTCTTGTGCGGGATATCCATCAAGATGGACTTATGTTGAATTTGCAGACAGATATCATATTTTACTACCCTCTCATGAATGGCTTAAAGTTATGAGTGGAAATACAACTCAAGAGTCTGTATCAGATCTATGCAATAAGATACTCTCGGATAACATTAGTGATCCAAGCAAATTTCAGTTGGGTAATACCaagattttcttcaaggcgGGAATGTTGGctcattttgaaaagttaCGTTCAGATAAGCTCCACAAATCTGCAGTCATGATCcaaaagaatctcaagTGCGTTTATTACAGGAGGCGGTACTTGGAAATTAGGTGTAGCCTCGTTCTACTACAAACTTTGATAAGAGGTCACTGTACGAGAACAGCAATTCAGGCTGAGAAGGAACGTGAAGCAGCAGTCACAATTCAGACATTAGCGAGAGCAAGTCTTTTGCGGAGACGAGTCTCCTGTGCCATGGGAAGTATCATcgctcttcaaaatgcttTCAGAGCTGTGCAATCCAGACGAATTTATACGAGGAGAAAAGATGAGAAAGCGGCCATAATCATTCAAAGTGGCATTAGGCGCCATCTTTCTCGTAAGGAGTTCGTCAAGAAGCGCAGCTCTGTTGTTTTGATACAGTCACATGTAAGGAGAAAAATGGCCCGTCGAGAGCTTTTGAGCTTAAGAGAAGATGCTAAATCTGTGAGTCATTTGAAAGAGGTATCTTATAAGTTGGAAAACAAGGTTATCGAGCTCACTCAGTCGTTGACTGGTAAGATTCAGGACAATAAGGCTCTCGTCAGAGAGATCAATGGTCTTAAGGAATTACTTGGGCAGTCAAATTCGGCGACTGAAACTTTGAAATCCCGGGAGCTAGAGTTTTCTAAAAAGTTCAACTCTCAAAATGAGTCTTATCAAAGAGATATCGATTCATTAAATGCTGAATTAGCAACCATTAAAAAGGATTATCATGAGGCGGAAATAAGAATCGAGGAACTCATCAAGGAACAAGCAgatcttcgtcatcagGTGAAACAAAATATCGAGGAGCTCAATCAAGCTAGAGATGCTCTTGTCAAGAGAGATACAATTGAGGTTGATTTGAAATCACACATAGAACTGTTACAAACTCAACTCTCAGCTCTTCAATCACAACAGTCACAATCGAACTCGTCGAGAATGCGAAATGTCAGCAACAAGAGACATAGTAGTGCTGGAGTTTGGAATTATCTGCATGCTCTCGATCAGCAACAGAGACCGGTTTCTGTAATTGCGGTTTcaaatgatgaaagtgCTGACGTTGACGACATCAACGATGAATTATTTAGGTTGTTGCGTGACACTCGCTCACTTCATCGGGAGATAGTCGAAGGTTTACTCAAAGGACTCAAAATCCCTCCATCTGGTGTTGCCGCGgatttgacaagaaagGAGGTATTGTTCCCTGCCCGGATCATTATTATCATTCTCTCTGATATGTGGAGACTTGGATTGACAAGGGAAAGCGAGGAATTTTTGGGGGAAGTTTTGGCGGGAATTCAGCACATTGTCTCAgccttgaaagaagaggaagtcATCTCGAATGGTGCTTTCTGGCTTTCAAATACTCATGAGCTTTACTCATTTGTTTCGTATGCTCAACAAACTATCATTGCTAACGACTCATTGTCTCGGGATATGAGTAAGGAAGAGTTCGATGAGTACTTGAAATTGGTGGCTGTCGTGAAGGAAGACTTTGAATCTCTTTCGTACAATATTTACAATATGtggatgaagaaaatggagAAAGACCTAGAGAAAAAGGCAGTTTCGGCAGTGGTCATGTCACAATCGCTTCCTGGATTCATGGCTCCCGAAAGCTCTCCTTTCCTAGCCAAGGTTTTCTCACAAGGTGTTCAATATAAGATGGATGACatactttctttcttcaacaccgTGTATTGGTCGATGAAATCGTACTTCATAGAAGTCGAAGTGATGAACGCCGTCATCATCGAGCTTTTGAGGTTCGTTGATTCTCTATgcttcaacgacttgataATGCGCAGAAATTTTTTATCTTGGAAACGTGGCTTGCAATTGAATTACAACGTTAcaagacttgaagagtgGTGCAAGAGTCATGATATTCAGGAAGGCTCTTCTCATTTGAATCATTTGCTACAGGCCGCtaagcttcttcagcttcgAAAGAACACTCCTGAAGACATCGATATCATATACGAAATTTGTTTCGCGTTGAAGCCTATTCAAATACAAAAGTTGATATCTCAATACTACGTCGCCGAGTATGAGACCCCGATAGCTCCAGATGTCTTACAAGCTGTCGCAGACAAAGTCAAGATGAGTGATGGATCGAGCGATGATCTCTTTGAGGTCGTTGCTACAGACGGCCATTTCGATGACCCTTTTAGAGATGTGAATTTGCGGCCCTTTTCTCGAGTCGAAGCTTATGTTCCAGCGTGGTTGAGTCTTCCAGTCATTCGAAGAATCGTGGAACTTGTCGCTAAAAATGCTTCCGCCCAGGATGATCCTGTCGCCCGCTTTGCGGATGAAGAGAAGTCTTCGTCTCAGGAGATTGATTTTAATGGTGAAGGGGTAAGTAAATAA
- a CDS encoding 5-formyltetrahydrofolate cyclo-ligase, whose amino-acid sequence MRFLQVNTFEEVQMLKPSGKLALREPKQGVDIMDDGPLDVLVVPGLGFTLDGRRLGRGAAYYDKFLASYFERFRQKPYLIGICFVEQLVDNIPTERHDWNLDEIVSGNNH is encoded by the coding sequence ATgcgttttcttcaagttaatacatttgaagaagttcagaTGTTGAAACCTTCAGGAAAGCTAGCACTTCGTGAACCGAAACAGGGGGTGGATATCATGGATGATGGTCCGCTTGATGTTCTAGTTGTTCCAGGGCTAGGTTTTACTTTAGATGGAAGACGTCTAGGCAGAGGAGCCGCATATTATGATAAGTTTTTAGCAAGCTACTTTGAAAGGTTTAGACAGAAGCCTTATCTCATTGGTATCTGCTTCGTGGAGCAGCTTGTTGACAACATCCCCACCGAACGTCATGATTGGAACCTTGACGAGATTGTCAGTGGAAACAACCACTGA